One Fuerstiella marisgermanici DNA window includes the following coding sequences:
- a CDS encoding DUF1553 domain-containing protein — MACPRDNYSTQNAATARPLWQCFVCVAVMLVPLTGSADEVDARHAQLQHFETHVRPILHARCVKCHGENQQQGELRLDSLEGLLMGGDSGPAAKPGKVDESLLLEAVRYESFEMPPDKPLSDKEIAHLERWIADGAAWPTHEGKSVRLSGAMFTDEELNFWSLQPIAHPAPPVTQRDWGVNEIDQFVGAKLEAAGITAAAQASDDVLIRRLYFDVLGLPPSPSDVADFLANDSPDRWNQLIDRLLADTRYGEHWSRYWLDIVRYAESDGFRADFYRPDAWRYRDYVVNAFNNDKPYDQFVTEQLAGDEVAPEKAEALVATGFLRTYLYEYNQRDARTQWQDILNQTTDVTGEAFLGLGVGCARCHDHKFDPILQEDYFRLQACFGTMMPRDDVPAADLTDRQQYEEQYQAWLKKGADLRQQLDAIRGPYLERAAKAAVERFPEDVKSIMDKSPQDWTHLEAQLADLMNRQVLYDQARMKIKKEDQERIDELEKQIAEVAGREPQKLPSAITVADNGPTPQPIHIGGNPERKVVPPGGLTIIKTVAFKVPELESSTGQRTALAKWITSPENPLTARVIVNRIWQRHFGTGLVATASDFGTLGGRPSHPQLLDWLASEFVNHGWSIKWLHRKILTSATWRMSAFHPNAASVERIDPGNELRWRFNIRRLNAEQIRDAILTASGELKSEQGGPSVDHNSLRRSLYLKAIRNKPEPLMRSLDGVDGLNSIPKRSTTTTPTQALNLMNGDWLRTRSEAMARRVLDVTASDDLKAAADLAFRIALGRTVDSEETWVAVKLISDATESTSRVDNALEGSLAGSGAGVHIGDDGLPPLSTPTFEPEVTPPFTFAAIFQLNSLYQDATVRTLISQWDSSNKRTGWAIGVTSERSAFKPRNLILQVVSDKGYEVVASNLRPELNKPYFVAVTVEQADAGNGRATFYLQPLSKPAAESRPGELQTATVDFKSAREIMGQFPIVLGGRFKQAQHRWDGQLDQVALIPSVLSAADIHLLSVRRLATKAVLPHSPLAVWDFDNEHSRLVDVTAHRHVLTTETKLTLNPIEKGVAELCHVLLNSNEFVYVD; from the coding sequence ATGGCCTGCCCCCGGGACAACTACTCAACGCAAAATGCTGCCACTGCGAGGCCGCTCTGGCAGTGCTTCGTGTGTGTCGCCGTGATGCTGGTTCCGCTTACTGGCAGTGCCGACGAAGTCGACGCGCGCCACGCTCAGCTTCAGCACTTCGAAACTCACGTTCGACCGATTTTGCACGCCCGCTGCGTGAAATGTCATGGCGAAAACCAGCAGCAGGGCGAGCTGCGACTGGATTCTCTTGAAGGGCTGCTAATGGGGGGAGACTCAGGCCCCGCGGCGAAGCCCGGCAAGGTGGACGAAAGTTTGCTGCTGGAAGCTGTCCGATATGAATCGTTCGAGATGCCGCCGGACAAGCCATTGTCCGACAAAGAGATCGCTCATCTGGAGCGGTGGATCGCCGACGGCGCAGCATGGCCGACTCACGAGGGCAAGTCGGTGCGTCTTTCAGGCGCGATGTTCACAGATGAGGAGCTGAACTTCTGGAGCCTTCAACCGATCGCTCACCCGGCGCCCCCGGTGACTCAACGCGATTGGGGTGTGAATGAGATTGATCAGTTCGTCGGCGCGAAACTGGAAGCAGCGGGAATCACTGCTGCGGCTCAGGCGAGTGACGACGTCTTGATACGCCGACTGTATTTCGATGTACTGGGCCTGCCGCCATCGCCTTCTGATGTGGCCGATTTCCTGGCGAACGATTCGCCAGACCGGTGGAATCAACTGATCGATCGGCTGCTCGCAGACACTCGTTACGGCGAACACTGGTCGCGCTACTGGCTGGACATTGTGAGGTATGCGGAATCGGATGGCTTTCGAGCCGATTTCTACCGACCCGATGCATGGCGGTATCGCGACTATGTTGTGAATGCCTTCAACAACGATAAGCCGTACGACCAGTTTGTGACCGAACAGCTTGCCGGTGATGAGGTCGCTCCGGAGAAGGCTGAGGCGTTAGTGGCGACCGGTTTTCTGCGCACGTATCTCTACGAGTACAACCAGCGAGATGCTCGCACGCAGTGGCAGGACATTCTGAATCAAACGACAGATGTCACCGGCGAAGCATTTCTGGGTCTGGGCGTCGGGTGTGCTCGCTGTCATGACCACAAGTTCGATCCAATTCTGCAGGAAGATTACTTCCGACTGCAGGCGTGCTTCGGCACGATGATGCCTCGAGACGATGTGCCCGCAGCGGATCTTACGGATCGGCAACAGTACGAAGAACAGTATCAGGCATGGCTGAAAAAAGGAGCCGACCTGCGGCAGCAGCTGGATGCAATTCGCGGGCCGTATCTTGAGCGAGCAGCGAAGGCCGCGGTTGAAAGATTTCCGGAAGACGTCAAGTCGATCATGGACAAATCGCCGCAGGACTGGACTCACCTGGAGGCTCAACTGGCCGATTTGATGAACCGTCAGGTGCTGTACGATCAGGCACGGATGAAGATTAAGAAAGAAGACCAGGAACGGATCGACGAGCTGGAAAAGCAGATCGCCGAAGTGGCTGGTCGCGAACCTCAAAAACTGCCAAGTGCCATTACAGTGGCGGACAACGGTCCAACGCCGCAACCGATTCATATCGGTGGCAATCCAGAACGAAAAGTCGTCCCTCCGGGCGGGCTGACGATCATAAAAACCGTCGCGTTTAAGGTTCCTGAATTGGAATCGTCGACCGGGCAACGAACCGCGCTGGCCAAATGGATTACCAGCCCGGAAAACCCGCTGACCGCGCGAGTGATCGTGAATCGTATCTGGCAGCGTCACTTCGGAACGGGACTGGTCGCAACAGCCAGCGACTTCGGGACGCTGGGCGGACGGCCCAGTCATCCACAGCTGCTGGACTGGCTGGCCAGCGAATTTGTTAATCATGGCTGGAGTATCAAGTGGTTGCACCGGAAGATTTTGACCTCCGCTACGTGGCGGATGTCGGCCTTCCATCCAAATGCTGCCAGCGTCGAGCGAATTGATCCTGGTAACGAGCTTCGATGGCGATTCAACATTCGGCGTCTGAACGCAGAACAGATTCGCGATGCCATTTTAACGGCGTCGGGTGAACTGAAGTCAGAGCAGGGCGGGCCGTCCGTTGATCACAACAGTCTGCGGCGCTCGTTGTACCTGAAGGCGATTCGCAACAAGCCCGAACCGCTGATGAGGTCCCTTGATGGTGTCGATGGATTGAACAGCATTCCGAAACGCAGCACGACAACCACGCCAACTCAGGCGTTAAACCTGATGAACGGCGATTGGCTGCGAACTCGATCCGAAGCGATGGCTCGCCGTGTGCTGGATGTGACGGCGAGTGACGATCTGAAGGCCGCGGCCGATCTGGCGTTTCGCATCGCTTTGGGACGCACTGTGGATTCCGAAGAAACTTGGGTGGCAGTGAAGCTGATCAGCGATGCGACGGAGAGTACTTCGCGGGTCGACAACGCTCTTGAAGGGTCGCTGGCGGGATCCGGTGCCGGGGTGCACATCGGCGATGACGGCCTGCCTCCGCTGTCGACACCCACGTTCGAGCCAGAGGTCACTCCACCGTTTACGTTTGCTGCGATTTTTCAGCTAAATTCGCTGTATCAGGATGCAACTGTAAGGACGTTGATTTCTCAATGGGACAGCAGCAACAAACGAACTGGTTGGGCGATTGGCGTTACCAGTGAGCGGTCGGCCTTCAAGCCGCGAAACCTGATTCTGCAGGTCGTTAGCGACAAGGGCTACGAAGTCGTGGCATCGAATCTGCGGCCTGAATTGAACAAACCCTACTTTGTGGCGGTGACGGTCGAACAGGCGGACGCCGGTAATGGGCGAGCGACCTTTTATCTTCAGCCGTTGAGCAAACCGGCGGCGGAATCGCGGCCAGGTGAGTTGCAGACGGCGACGGTCGACTTCAAGAGTGCCAGGGAAATAATGGGGCAGTTTCCCATCGTGTTGGGCGGTCGCTTCAAGCAGGCTCAACATCGCTGGGACGGGCAGTTGGATCAAGTGGCGTTGATTCCGAGCGTACTATCGGCGGCTGACATTCATTTGCTTTCGGTCAGACGTCTGGCGACTAAAGCCGTGTTACCACATTCACCGCTTGCGGTTTGGGATTTTGACAATGAACACAGCCGGCTGGTGGACGTGACAGCTCATCGCCACGTTCTCACAACAGAAACCAAACTGACACTGAACCCGATAGAAAAAGGCGTGGCCGAGTTGTGTCACGTGTTGTTGAATTCGAATGAGTTTGTATACGTTGACTAA
- a CDS encoding PVC-type heme-binding CxxCH protein, which translates to MNRLLCFLSLICVAALVPSAVQADGLEPQKGDHICLVGNELGERMQHRNHWETLLHQSYPELELTVRNLCFPGDEPYERIRSLDFGDPDSHLTHSKADVVMYFFGFNESFAGEDGLEEFTQQMTKLVKETQSKNFNGKSSPRIVLVSPIAFENIGDPNVTDGSEQNKNLAKYTEALEQVAAETGVAFADLYAPTKALYESHDQQLTLNGAHLNDDGYKALAPEFMKALGLKPAEGKTPAKLKAEVDDKNFHWWHRYRAVNGYSIYGKRGLAGTDGTYNNREVMERERAILDEMTANRDQRIWAIAQGKQVAEKCDDSNTLPFYEVKTNVGGENDKNRKAGKLGSLEYLPAAEQQKKFKLAEGYEIQLVASEEDFPELANPVAINFDNKGRLWVSTMQSYPHWKPKTEMEDKVLILEDENGDGRADKCIVFADGLHQPTGFEIGYGGAWVAQQPDILFMQDTDGDDKADTRIRKLVGFDTADSHHGISAFEWGPGGSLYFNEGTFKYSQVESPYGLTRMHEAGIWRYNPRTEHFGTHVSLPFANPWGHVYDKWGQDFISDASPGYNYWATPISGKVEYPAKHAGGAFNDSVNNFKDTALRGREFYPTFFPKRTRPSAGNEIVSSRHFKPEDQGDFLLCNVIGDRSILQHSVSEKDSGFEGKEKPQLVFCEDGNFRPIDIQFAPDGTLYICDWHNALIGHLQHNLREPNRDHQHGRIWRVVCTGRDLVKPPKIAGQPIPDVLEALKEYEDRARYRARRELAERKTSDVVPAVKKWAASLNKSDESYAHHLLEANWVLQSHNTVDIDLLTAALNADDHRSRAAATRVLCYLREKAPNALKLVHERINDDHPRVRLEAVRACSFFDAEEAIEVVLDVLNHDVDQYLQYTLDETMRHLESL; encoded by the coding sequence ATGAATCGACTGCTCTGTTTTTTGTCACTCATCTGCGTGGCTGCCCTTGTGCCGTCCGCCGTCCAGGCCGATGGCTTAGAACCACAAAAAGGTGACCACATCTGCCTCGTCGGCAACGAACTGGGCGAACGAATGCAGCATCGCAACCACTGGGAAACCTTGCTGCACCAGTCGTATCCGGAACTGGAACTGACGGTCCGCAACCTCTGCTTTCCTGGCGACGAACCTTACGAACGCATCCGCTCTCTGGATTTCGGCGACCCGGATTCCCACCTCACACACAGCAAGGCTGATGTGGTGATGTACTTCTTCGGCTTCAACGAATCGTTTGCCGGCGAAGACGGGCTGGAAGAATTCACTCAGCAAATGACCAAGCTGGTGAAGGAGACTCAAAGCAAAAACTTCAACGGCAAGAGCAGCCCGCGAATCGTGTTGGTTTCACCGATCGCGTTTGAAAACATTGGTGATCCGAATGTGACCGACGGATCCGAGCAGAACAAGAATCTGGCCAAGTACACCGAAGCTCTTGAGCAGGTCGCCGCCGAAACCGGAGTCGCCTTCGCCGACCTGTACGCACCGACAAAGGCACTTTACGAATCGCACGATCAACAACTTACACTTAACGGTGCACACCTCAACGACGACGGCTACAAAGCGCTGGCGCCTGAGTTCATGAAAGCTTTGGGTCTGAAGCCCGCCGAAGGGAAGACTCCGGCAAAACTGAAGGCCGAAGTCGACGACAAGAACTTCCATTGGTGGCATCGTTACCGAGCTGTCAACGGATACTCGATCTATGGCAAACGAGGCCTCGCAGGTACCGACGGCACGTACAACAACCGCGAAGTGATGGAACGTGAACGAGCCATCCTTGACGAAATGACGGCCAATCGCGACCAGCGCATCTGGGCAATCGCTCAAGGCAAACAGGTGGCTGAAAAATGCGACGACAGCAACACGCTGCCCTTCTACGAAGTCAAAACCAACGTTGGCGGCGAGAATGACAAAAACCGCAAAGCCGGCAAGCTTGGCTCGCTGGAATACCTACCGGCAGCCGAACAGCAGAAGAAGTTTAAGCTGGCAGAAGGTTACGAAATACAACTGGTTGCATCGGAAGAAGATTTTCCTGAGCTGGCAAACCCCGTCGCCATCAACTTCGACAACAAGGGCCGCTTGTGGGTGTCGACAATGCAGTCGTATCCTCACTGGAAACCCAAGACAGAGATGGAAGACAAGGTCCTGATTCTGGAAGACGAAAACGGTGACGGGCGAGCCGACAAATGCATCGTGTTCGCAGACGGCCTGCATCAGCCGACCGGTTTCGAAATCGGCTACGGCGGAGCATGGGTCGCTCAGCAGCCGGACATACTGTTCATGCAGGACACCGACGGCGACGACAAGGCGGACACGCGAATTCGCAAGCTGGTTGGCTTCGACACAGCGGATTCGCACCACGGAATTTCCGCGTTTGAATGGGGGCCGGGCGGTTCGCTCTACTTTAATGAAGGCACGTTCAAGTATTCGCAGGTCGAAAGCCCTTACGGTTTGACTCGCATGCACGAAGCCGGAATCTGGCGCTACAACCCACGCACCGAACACTTTGGAACTCACGTTTCGCTGCCGTTCGCCAATCCGTGGGGCCACGTCTATGACAAGTGGGGTCAGGACTTCATTTCGGATGCGTCGCCCGGCTACAACTATTGGGCCACGCCGATCAGCGGCAAGGTCGAATACCCAGCCAAGCATGCAGGCGGAGCCTTCAACGACAGCGTCAACAACTTCAAAGATACGGCTCTACGCGGCCGCGAGTTCTACCCGACGTTCTTTCCTAAGCGAACACGTCCGTCAGCGGGCAACGAAATTGTTTCCAGCCGACACTTCAAGCCAGAAGACCAGGGCGACTTTTTGCTGTGTAACGTGATCGGTGACCGGTCCATTTTGCAGCATTCCGTGTCTGAAAAAGACAGCGGCTTTGAAGGCAAAGAAAAGCCTCAACTGGTGTTCTGTGAAGACGGTAACTTTCGGCCGATCGATATTCAATTCGCACCCGACGGTACACTTTACATCTGCGACTGGCACAACGCTTTGATCGGCCATCTGCAGCACAATCTGCGAGAACCAAACCGAGACCATCAACATGGCCGCATCTGGCGAGTGGTTTGCACCGGACGCGATCTGGTGAAGCCCCCGAAGATCGCCGGCCAGCCGATTCCGGATGTGCTTGAAGCGCTTAAAGAATACGAAGACAGAGCCCGCTACCGAGCGCGTCGCGAACTGGCTGAGCGTAAGACGTCAGACGTTGTCCCCGCTGTGAAAAAGTGGGCGGCCAGTCTAAACAAGTCGGACGAAAGCTACGCCCATCACCTGTTGGAAGCCAACTGGGTTCTGCAATCGCACAACACTGTCGATATAGATCTGTTGACCGCTGCGTTGAATGCGGACGACCATCGCAGTCGAGCTGCGGCGACTCGCGTTCTGTGCTACCTGCGAGAGAAAGCACCGAACGCTTTGAAGCTGGTTCATGAACGCATCAACGACGACCATCCACGAGTGCGACTGGAAGCCGTCCGCGCATGCAGCTTTTTCGACGCGGAAGAAGCGATCGAAGTCGTACTGGATGTGCTGAACCACGACGTCGACCAGTACCTCCAGTACACGCTGGATGAAACAATGCGGCATCTGGAAAGTCTGTAA
- a CDS encoding class I SAM-dependent rRNA methyltransferase: MKKQHRSAPRRNAPPRGARSEAPRFNESPGGNLDQITQLAPDPTAPIPAVVLKHRISQTAVFRKQIDSVDGARAGDLVAVYSKTKQLIGYGLYNSRSEMALRMLWRSSELPTDASWDEKLQSAVRLRRDVLKVDADTDTYRVIHAEADGMPGLMIDRFGDVLSAEAFSLGMYRRATALLDRLAGQLGTQHQIIQTSPHFQAQEGFDPPTITSPDCPSEVVVQEFGTRFKVKFEGGHKTGFFCDQRENRKKLASFCEGKSVLDLCCYTGGFSVQAMALGKAKEVIGVDLDEAPLQVAKENANLNQVRARFVQSDAFNYMRDMIAAGKQFDVVVLDPPKLIRTRMEIEEGTRKHFDLNRLAMRLVKPGGLLLSCTCSGLLPDSEFVNLLCTAARQSGPEITPARDGKSARHAAREMQIIAKTGAAPCHPVGSNCLETEYLKAVWMIMSE, encoded by the coding sequence GTGAAAAAACAGCACCGCTCCGCCCCGCGCCGCAACGCTCCGCCGCGCGGCGCTCGTTCTGAGGCCCCTCGATTCAATGAATCGCCGGGAGGGAACCTGGACCAGATCACGCAGCTCGCCCCTGACCCGACGGCTCCGATCCCAGCCGTTGTGCTGAAGCACCGCATCTCGCAGACGGCCGTGTTTCGCAAGCAGATTGATTCGGTCGATGGAGCTCGCGCCGGCGACCTTGTGGCCGTGTATTCGAAGACGAAGCAGCTGATCGGCTATGGCCTCTACAATTCACGCAGCGAAATGGCGCTGCGTATGTTGTGGCGGTCTTCCGAATTACCAACCGACGCGTCGTGGGACGAAAAACTGCAGTCGGCCGTGCGGTTGCGGCGCGACGTTCTGAAGGTCGATGCAGATACCGATACGTATCGAGTCATCCATGCGGAAGCCGATGGCATGCCGGGGCTGATGATCGATCGCTTCGGCGACGTTCTGTCGGCGGAAGCGTTCAGTCTTGGAATGTATCGGCGAGCAACCGCGCTGCTGGATCGGCTTGCAGGGCAGCTTGGCACGCAGCATCAAATCATTCAGACAAGTCCGCATTTTCAGGCACAGGAAGGCTTCGATCCGCCCACGATTACGTCACCCGACTGCCCTTCTGAAGTCGTCGTGCAGGAATTTGGTACTCGCTTTAAGGTGAAGTTTGAAGGCGGCCACAAGACGGGCTTTTTCTGCGATCAGCGTGAGAACCGTAAGAAGCTGGCGAGTTTCTGCGAAGGCAAATCGGTGCTGGATCTCTGCTGCTACACCGGTGGTTTTTCCGTGCAGGCGATGGCGCTGGGAAAAGCGAAAGAAGTGATCGGCGTCGACCTGGACGAAGCGCCGCTGCAGGTGGCCAAAGAAAATGCGAACCTTAATCAGGTGCGAGCCCGCTTTGTGCAGTCAGACGCCTTCAACTACATGCGCGACATGATCGCCGCCGGAAAACAGTTCGATGTCGTGGTGCTTGATCCGCCAAAACTGATTCGCACTCGCATGGAAATCGAAGAAGGAACTCGCAAGCACTTCGACCTCAACCGGCTCGCTATGCGACTGGTCAAACCGGGCGGGCTGCTACTGAGTTGCACGTGTTCGGGACTGTTGCCCGATTCTGAATTCGTCAACCTGCTGTGTACGGCCGCTCGTCAAAGCGGTCCCGAAATCACGCCCGCACGCGACGGCAAGAGTGCTCGCCACGCGGCTCGTGAAATGCAGATCATCGCCAAAACCGGAGCGGCTCCGTGTCACCCTGTGGGCAGCAATTGCCTGGAGACGGAATACCTGAAAGCCGTCTGGATGATCATGTCCGAATAA
- a CDS encoding ThuA domain-containing protein, with product MKSQHPVRRRLVCFLVAILGMVPAVAEETHVLIVVGPSNHPPGSHEVAAGGRLMKHCLESAPDVRGVVADVVYEWPKDEKVLDRAQTVVFIGDTFPPNRMPGSDAILAKLGAMMNRGCGIVCVHYATGLRAEDVKEDGEHPLLHWMGGYFATRCPHHQSVARIYPAATIVPASSNHPVSRGWKEFTLHDEPYINNYFGKDENKLASNVTALATSMLPPEAPKKEIVSWCVQRDDGGRGFGIVMPHFYRSWKIDDLRTFIMNGIIWTAQRDVPANGVQTVLPALTEFGPESVAPKPRPKK from the coding sequence ATGAAATCGCAGCATCCCGTCAGACGACGACTAGTTTGCTTCCTCGTCGCCATTTTGGGAATGGTCCCCGCCGTCGCCGAAGAAACTCACGTGCTAATTGTCGTCGGCCCCAGCAATCACCCGCCTGGCAGTCACGAAGTCGCGGCCGGTGGTCGGCTGATGAAACACTGCCTGGAATCGGCTCCCGACGTGCGAGGCGTCGTCGCAGACGTGGTTTACGAATGGCCGAAGGACGAAAAGGTGCTGGATCGCGCCCAGACCGTGGTTTTCATCGGCGACACCTTCCCACCCAATCGCATGCCGGGATCGGACGCCATTTTGGCGAAGCTGGGCGCCATGATGAACCGCGGCTGCGGCATCGTGTGTGTTCATTACGCCACAGGTCTGCGAGCCGAAGACGTGAAGGAAGACGGCGAGCATCCTCTGCTGCACTGGATGGGCGGCTACTTTGCGACTCGCTGCCCCCATCACCAGTCGGTCGCCCGAATTTATCCCGCCGCCACGATTGTTCCGGCCTCATCCAACCATCCGGTTTCACGCGGTTGGAAGGAATTCACATTGCACGACGAACCCTACATCAACAACTACTTCGGCAAGGACGAAAACAAACTGGCGTCAAACGTGACGGCTCTGGCAACGTCGATGCTGCCGCCCGAGGCGCCGAAAAAGGAAATCGTGTCGTGGTGTGTGCAGCGAGACGACGGCGGGCGAGGCTTCGGGATCGTGATGCCTCACTTCTATCGCAGTTGGAAAATCGACGATCTTCGCACATTTATCATGAACGGAATCATCTGGACCGCTCAACGCGACGTTCCCGCCAATGGAGTGCAGACGGTTCTGCCTGCGTTGACAGAATTCGGCCCGGAATCCGTGGCCCCGAAACCACGCCCGAAGAAGTAG
- a CDS encoding RluA family pseudouridine synthase, producing the protein MPILHQFTQPDDTNDTVLAAMRKQLPGELSWSAARKLLHGRQVAIGGVLCIDEGRRLSPGEEVQITDQPIPAPPTDEDVVVRYVDKDIIIVEKPSGMTTLRRKSELSWSAARRGQQPTLDESVPRLIREHAAKRNKSTRIYQRLTKLFSVHRIDRDSSGLLVFARNEDAQRKIIEQFADHKAVRKYFALIPGTLRGQTIETYLIRDRGDGVRGSTPDKSIGQQAITHISTLRTIGAFSELECRLETGRTNQIRIHLAELGHPICGDIKYRGPLGSPPVEDQSGIHRMALHAAELKFDHPTTRQPMHFETPWPPDMQRFLNRLQAGAVRRKEAT; encoded by the coding sequence ATGCCCATTCTTCACCAATTCACTCAGCCAGACGACACCAACGACACGGTGCTGGCCGCAATGCGCAAACAGCTGCCTGGCGAATTATCGTGGTCGGCCGCTCGAAAATTGCTGCATGGGCGGCAGGTAGCGATTGGCGGAGTGCTGTGCATTGATGAAGGCCGACGACTGAGCCCGGGTGAAGAAGTTCAAATTACTGATCAGCCGATCCCGGCTCCACCGACTGACGAAGATGTCGTCGTTCGCTACGTCGACAAGGATATCATCATCGTCGAAAAACCGTCCGGCATGACGACTCTTCGCCGAAAGTCCGAACTCAGCTGGTCAGCCGCTCGCAGAGGCCAGCAGCCGACGCTGGATGAAAGCGTGCCTCGACTGATTCGCGAACACGCGGCGAAACGGAACAAGTCGACAAGGATTTATCAGCGGCTCACAAAACTGTTTTCGGTGCACCGCATCGATCGCGATTCCAGCGGCCTGCTGGTGTTCGCTCGCAACGAAGACGCTCAACGAAAAATCATCGAGCAGTTTGCCGATCACAAAGCCGTCCGCAAGTACTTTGCTCTGATTCCCGGCACGCTTCGGGGGCAGACAATTGAAACCTACTTAATCCGCGATCGAGGCGACGGGGTTCGCGGCAGCACGCCGGACAAGTCGATCGGCCAGCAGGCGATTACTCACATCAGTACCCTGCGAACGATTGGCGCGTTTAGTGAACTGGAATGTCGGCTGGAAACAGGTCGCACAAACCAGATTCGGATTCATCTGGCCGAACTTGGCCATCCCATTTGCGGAGACATCAAGTACCGAGGCCCGTTGGGAAGTCCTCCGGTTGAAGACCAAAGCGGCATTCATCGAATGGCGTTGCATGCCGCCGAATTGAAATTCGATCACCCCACGACTCGCCAGCCAATGCACTTCGAAACACCGTGGCCACCGGACATGCAGCGATTCCTGAACCGACTGCAGGCCGGCGCCGTTCGTCGAAAGGAAGCGACGTGA
- a CDS encoding MDR family MFS transporter codes for MPEIQNSIAAIEPTYPTSAVPPVATPRLFARTIGPYARLPVPVLILCLGSFINRAGAFVMLFMTIYVSEHLGYGVTFATNCFGVFGAGSIISSLAGGQLADRFGRKPIMLLALFGGAATLVSMSVVESRWGILSLMFLFSLTSDLYRPAASAMVGDLVDTKERPLAFGLMYIAFNLGFAFAAPVGGFLAEHSFRWLFWGDAITTSAYGLMIVFLIRETLPAHKATSTNQPATPQVGWLEAVRHISHDTTFLLFSLATLLTSIVFMQGFSTLPIHLTQLGFSKEMIGWLLASNGILIVVLQIPITSMLNRFHRVLVILAGELLIAVGFGLTTFAVTGSMLLLTVIIWTIGEVVQAAFKQSMVADLAPVTMRGRYMGVFALCHAVGMTGGVPVGGQILDRFGPGVLWPACFVLAMMASVVYVLIYVRRVER; via the coding sequence ATGCCGGAAATCCAGAACAGCATTGCGGCCATTGAACCGACCTACCCGACTTCCGCCGTTCCTCCCGTTGCCACGCCTCGACTTTTCGCAAGAACGATCGGCCCGTATGCGCGGCTGCCAGTGCCGGTTCTCATTCTGTGCCTGGGCTCGTTCATCAATCGAGCGGGCGCGTTTGTGATGCTGTTTATGACAATTTACGTCAGCGAACACCTGGGCTACGGAGTCACCTTCGCCACAAATTGTTTCGGCGTCTTCGGAGCCGGTTCGATTATTTCGTCGCTGGCGGGCGGGCAACTGGCTGATCGCTTTGGACGCAAGCCAATCATGCTGCTGGCCTTGTTCGGAGGAGCAGCCACGCTGGTCTCAATGTCGGTGGTCGAAAGCCGGTGGGGCATTCTGTCGCTGATGTTTTTATTTTCGCTGACCTCCGACCTGTACCGTCCGGCGGCTTCAGCGATGGTTGGCGATCTTGTCGACACGAAGGAACGGCCGCTGGCGTTCGGGCTGATGTACATCGCATTCAATTTGGGTTTCGCATTCGCAGCACCCGTCGGAGGATTTCTGGCGGAGCATTCGTTTCGCTGGCTGTTCTGGGGCGACGCGATCACGACATCGGCGTACGGCCTGATGATCGTTTTTCTGATCCGAGAAACTCTGCCTGCGCATAAAGCAACCTCGACCAATCAACCCGCGACGCCACAGGTTGGCTGGCTGGAAGCGGTGCGGCACATTTCGCACGACACGACCTTCCTGTTGTTTTCACTGGCCACGCTGCTGACAAGCATTGTCTTCATGCAGGGCTTTTCGACGCTGCCCATTCATCTGACTCAACTTGGCTTTTCGAAAGAAATGATCGGCTGGCTGTTGGCGAGCAACGGCATTCTGATCGTAGTGCTGCAGATCCCCATCACATCGATGTTAAATCGCTTTCATCGAGTGCTGGTGATACTGGCCGGCGAATTGTTGATTGCCGTTGGCTTCGGGCTGACGACTTTCGCGGTCACCGGGTCGATGCTGCTGCTGACGGTCATCATCTGGACGATCGGCGAAGTGGTGCAGGCAGCGTTCAAGCAATCGATGGTAGCGGACCTCGCTCCGGTCACCATGCGAGGCCGTTACATGGGCGTGTTCGCGCTGTGTCACGCCGTCGGCATGACGGGCGGCGTACCCGTCGGCGGCCAGATTCTGGACCGCTTCGGCCCCGGTGTACTGTGGCCCGCTTGCTTTGTATTGGCAATGATGGCGTCGGTCGTGTACGTACTGATTTACGTCCGCCGCGTCGAACGGTGA